TGGGCTATCTTTCCTTGCCCTGCTTCAACGATCTGCACCACGTGCGCCCGGGGCGCCGCGGGCACCTGCTCATCGCCGTCACCGGTCTCGACCTGGTGGTGGAGGTGAGCCTGGAAGGGGAGGTGACCCGCCGGTGGAGCGTGTTGGAGGACGAGGAGCCCTTCCAGCGCTTCGACGAGAGCGTCGACTATCGGCGGGTGGCCACCACCAAGCCCCATCGATCCCACCCCAACTTTCTCGTCGAGCATCAGGGGGAGGTTTGGGTCAGCCGCTTCGAGCAGCGGGACGCGATATCCTTGAGCGATCCTCGGCGACGCATCGCCATCGGTCAGGAGCGGCCCCACGACGGTCTGAACCGGAGCCGCCGCGCCTACTTCAGCACCGTCGATGGGCATCTGGTGCTCGCTGATCTGGAGACGGCGGCGGTGGAGCGGGTGGTTGATCTCAACGCCATCGACGGCCGCGGCCTGGCCCTGGGCTGGTGCCGCGGCGTTCGGCCCCTCACCGACGATCTGGTGCTGGTGGGTTTTTCGCGGCTGCGGCCGAGCCGTTTCCGCGAGAACCTGCGCTGGGTGAAACATCGACTGGGGCAGCGGGCTACCGCCGGCGATCTGCCCACCCGCATCGTTCTCTACGACCTGGCGGCGGAGCGCCAGTGCTGGCAATTCAACCTGGAGGACCACGGACTCAATGCCCTATTCTCCATCCATCTCCAAGACCACGACGACATCCCCGAGGGATCCCGAGGACCCCATGGAATCTGAGAACGAGCCGGGAACGCCTCAACGCTTCGCCTTCGGCAAGAATTGGCGGCGCTTTCTGGAGCATGTCGACGAGGAGCGCATCGCGGCGGCGGAAGATTCCCTGCGGCGGCTGCTGCGGCGGGAGGAGCTCATCGGCGCGACCTTCCTCGACATCGGTTGCGGTAGTGGATTGTTCAGTCTGGCGGCCCGGCAGCTGGGGGCGCAGCGGGTTCACAGCTTCGACTTCGACACTCAGTCCGTGGCTTGTGCCCGGGAGCTTCGCCGGCGTTTCGAGCAGACGAGGCCGTTCAAGGACGAAAGCTGGGAGGAGGGAGCCGAGGAAAAGCTCAGCGGCTGGACCATCGAGCGGGGGGACATTCTCGACGCCGAGTATCGGGACCGCCTGCCGGTGGCGGATGTGGTCTATTCCTGGGGCGTGTTGCATCACACCGGCCACATGTGGCGGGCCCTGGAGGCGGCGGCGGAGCTGGTGGCGCCGGAAGGGCTGTTGTGCATCGCCATCTACAATCAGCAGCCCTTTCTCACCGGCTATTGGAAAGTGGTGAAGCGGCTCTACAACCGGCTCCCCGGTCCCCTGGCCTGGTGCCTCAGCGGCGCCTACTATCTCTTCTCCAGCAGCGTGCTCTTCGTCGTCGACCTGCTGCGCGGACGCTCCCCCCTGGCCCGCCATCGCGGCGCCGGCCCCCGGGGGATGAACCACTACCACGATGTGGTGGACTGGATCGGCGGCTGGCCCTTCGAGGCGGCGAAGCCGGAGGAGATCTTCCGTTTCTTCCGGGACCGCGGTTTCACCCTCCAGGAGCTCACCACCTGCGGCGGCCGCCACGGCTGCAACGAATTCCTCTTCCGGCGCCACGGTAGCTGAGACCGAAGGAAC
Above is a window of Acidobacteriota bacterium DNA encoding:
- a CDS encoding class I SAM-dependent methyltransferase: MESENEPGTPQRFAFGKNWRRFLEHVDEERIAAAEDSLRRLLRREELIGATFLDIGCGSGLFSLAARQLGAQRVHSFDFDTQSVACARELRRRFEQTRPFKDESWEEGAEEKLSGWTIERGDILDAEYRDRLPVADVVYSWGVLHHTGHMWRALEAAAELVAPEGLLCIAIYNQQPFLTGYWKVVKRLYNRLPGPLAWCLSGAYYLFSSSVLFVVDLLRGRSPLARHRGAGPRGMNHYHDVVDWIGGWPFEAAKPEEIFRFFRDRGFTLQELTTCGGRHGCNEFLFRRHGS